A part of Drosophila ananassae strain 14024-0371.13 chromosome 2R, ASM1763931v2, whole genome shotgun sequence genomic DNA contains:
- the LOC6507512 gene encoding breast cancer anti-estrogen resistance protein 1 isoform X3 encodes MASNPNGSEFETYDIPKPATPVALSHPRTPTFGSCNSSLGSRFESLKSVTASIEEESYDVPRPLSHQQQPISHMTPSSSSSSLLTSDSLSLSFSSSNRSSLANMPDYDIPRRNPLPVRRPVYDVSLPPLQEQEQRMGVPAHQSQSIPASIDAKIPKELPLELSSALETLARLQAQTTAAIGRLLSFVVPNWRNRGKLEPNVMELKLAALRLRTALHDLAEFGEGALGNATRSEDRGLALKLRPLVRALRDANKLIHDSSETLDAQGGWSVELLARSDEKHGCRPPDALDQLMACAQTLTEDVRSTTSFIQGNASLLFKRQLQTEHNGSTSIPVDGGQGSAEWLEDYDYVSFESKDAAARKNQALREAIPASLKTQFDTVIRSAESAAMGVGSGASSSSGSMANPPTAELAITPCKSPEMTDKDKKLVRYYAQQISTHMGNLMQAIDSFLETVEKNQPPKFFIAYGKFVVVSAHNLVTIGDNVHRNISKEALREKILRCTNGLSEALKTCVSKSKRAAAHFPSGSAVQEMVDSVVQINSLARELKTVMLQAVHLSAVVGVGA; translated from the coding sequence ATGGCCTCAAATCCGAATGGCAGCGAGTTCGAAACCTACGACATCCCCAAGCCTGCCACGCCAGTTGCACTCTCCCATCCGCGGACTCCCACCTTCGGATCCTGCAACTCCAGCCTCGGTAGCCGGTTCGAGTCCCTCAAGAGCGTTACCGCCTCCATCGAGGAAGAGTCGTACGATGTGCCCCGGCCCTTGTCgcaccagcagcagccgaTCTCccacatgacacccagcagcTCCTCCTCATCGTTGCTGACCAGCGATAGTCTCTCATTGAGCTTTTCCAGTTCCAATCGCTCTTCACTGGCCAATATGCCTGACTACGACATCCCACGTCGGAACCCTCTGCCCGTGCGCCGCCCAGTCTATGACGTTTCCTTGCCGCCTCTTCAGGAACAGGAACAGAGAATGGGCGTACCAGCGCATCAGAGCCAGAGCATCCCCGCCTCAATCGATGCCAAAATTCCCAAGGAGCTGCCTCTGGAGCTAAGCTCTGCTCTCGAGACGTTAGCGAGACTGCAGGCTCAGACGACCGCCGCTATTGGCCGTCTGCTCAGTTTTGTGGTGCCCAACTGGCGTAACCGGGGTAAATTGGAGCCGAACGTCATGGAGCTGAAGTTGGCGGCACTGCGTCTACGTACTGCCCTGCATGATCTGGCGGAGTTCGGCGAGGGAGCCCTGGGAAACGCGACACGATCCGAGGACCGCGGATTGGCACTCAAGCTGCGGCCACTGGTACGGGCTCTTCGAGACGCCAATAAGTTGATCCACGACTCCTCTGAAACTTTGGACGCGCAAGGGGGTTGGTCCGTGGAGCTGCTGGCACGCAGTGATGAAAAGCATGGCTGTCGTCCACCGGATGCTTTGGACCAGTTGATGGCCTGCGCTCAAACCCTTACCGAAGACGTGCGCTCAACAACCAGTTTCATACAGGGAAACGCTTCTCTGCTTTTCAAGCGCCAATTGCAAACAGAACACAACGGAAGCACTTCTATCCCAGTGGACGGCGGTCAGGGCAGCGCCGAGTGGCTGGAGGACTATGATTATGTTTCCTTTGAGTCAAAGGACGCTGCGGCTAGAAAAAACCAAGCTCTGCGTGAGGCCATTCCAGCTAGCCTGAAGACGCAGTTCGACACTGTAATACGCTCGGCGGAAAGCGCGGCCATGGGCGTCGGTTCAGGTGCCAGTTCCAGTTCCGGATCTATGGCCAACCCTCCCACAGCTGAGCTGGCCATTACGCCTTGCAAGTCTCCCGAGATGACCGACAAAGACAAAAAGCTGGTACGCTACTACGCGCAGCAGATCTCTACGCACATGGGCAACTTAATGCAGGCGATCGATTCCTTCCTAGAAACCGTGGAGAAGAATCAGCCTCCAAAGTTTTTCATCGCCTATGGGAAATTCGTTGTTGTGAGTGCCCATAACCTGGTGACCATCGGGGACAACGTGCACCGCAACATTTCGAAGGAGGCGCTGCGCGAGAAGATACTGCGGTGCACCAATGGACTGTCGGAGGCCCTTAAAACCTGTGTCTCCAAATCGAAGCGGGCGGCCGCTCACTTCCCGAGCGGAAGTGCTGTCCAGGAGATGGTGGATTCCGTGGTGCAGATCAACAGTCTGGCTCGCGAGCTCAAGACAGTAATGCTTCAGGCGGTTCACCTATCGGCTGTAGTGGGAGTGGGTGCCTGA
- the LOC6507525 gene encoding formylglycine-generating enzyme encodes MKIIAYILVWLSFTQSNGATESCGCSKLNREQSQDKAQLLHRVCEQKSRSAHSHYRDYYGEMEQELEPEIEGMSLIPGGIFTVGTNKPHFHADREGPERQEKLNDFYLDKYEVSNDAFSIFVEATNYTTEAEHFGDSFMFKTLLGADEQKAMEHLRVASAPWWYKVSGVSWRHPNGKDKGLEGLGQHPVVHVTWRDAVAYCTWIGKRLPSEAEWEVACRGGKERKLFPWGNKLMPREQHWLNIWQGDFPEGNLAEDGFEFTCPVDAFRQNAFDLYNMVGNVWEWTADLWDTNDVSESPNRVKKGGSYLCHKSYCYRYRCAARSQNTEDSSAGNLGFRCAKDA; translated from the coding sequence atgaaaataattgcATACATCCTTGTCTGGCTGAGTTTTACCCAAAGCAATGGGGCTACTGAAAGTTGTGGATGTTCAAAGCTTAACAGGGAGCAGAGCCAAGACAAGGCTCAGCTGTTACACAGAGTGTGCGAGCAGAAATCCCGCAGTGCACACAGCCACTACCGAGACTACTATGGCGAGATGGAACAGGAATTAGAGCCAGAAATCGAGGGAATGTCCCTAATTCCTGGAGGAATTTTTACCGTGGGCACAAACAAGCCACACTTCCACGCTGATAGGGAGGGACCGGAGCGCCAGGAGAAGCTGAATGACTTCTACCTGGACAAATACGAAGTTTCAAACGACGCGTTTTCTATTTTTGTGGAAGCCACAAATTACACTACGGAGGCAGAGCACTTCGGTGACAGCTTCATGTTCAAGACACTACTCGGTGCCGATGAGCAGAAGGCCATGGAGCACCTTCGCGTGGCCAGTGCTCCCTGGTGGTACAAAGTTTCTGGTGTAAGCTGGCGCCATCCGAACGGTAAAGACAAGGGCCTAGAAGGCCTCGGGCAACACCCGGTGGTCCACGTCACGTGGCGCGATGCCGTGGCCTACTGCACCTGGATTGGAAAGCGGTTGCCCAGTGAGGCGGAGTGGGAGGTGGCCTGTCGGGGCGGAAAGGAGCGCAAGCTCTTCCCTTGGGGTAACAAGCTTATGCCCCGAGAGCAACACTGGCTGAACATTTGGCAGGGTGACTTTCCGGAAGGCAACTTGGCCGAGGACGGGTTTGAGTTTACTTGTCCAGTAGACGCATTTCGGCAAAACGCCTTCGATTTGTATAACATGGTGGGCAACGTTTGGGAATGGACAGCGGATCTTTGGGACACCAACGACGTCAGTGAAAGCCCCAATCGAGTTAAGAAGGGCGGCTCGTACCTTTGCCACAAAAGTTACTGCTACCGCTACCGCTGCGCAGCCCGCTCTCAAAACACAGAAGATAGTTCGGCCGGCAACCTGGGTTTTCGGTGCGCCAAGGACGCGTGA
- the LOC6507524 gene encoding uncharacterized protein LOC6507524 isoform X5: MGKVSVAVQTAISKMTSEHSSSNSSRSSSEQDLLSAWGDLLAWTENASEARRLQQEMNTLKNALQRLGDNSSPNLLDTEPAIQVAVESLESEKSQLASYRTNMLQLNASVHSWLTRQERRLQKTLEEQQQESEHETEKPSNQMEVESKESVAITVTDSNGNQLEAVTAEKSSKSTGTKAWDVLSLASAEKEFHKHLKGEVSDMYSAWDEANSRINSQLELLTNSLIAWRQLESGLSEFHLALGQDRGTLKGLEGALDKGQQTSMELAQNVKLVAKLLSEKVHVSQEKPLAAHQHLDPNFIYHISKFKASNGSLSDSGISDGGATSDGGLSERERRLGVLRRLAKQLELALAPGSEAMRSIAIQMENAEAELKYLQNTCRDLIVRTAATHHEWQQPPNQQKEVQNSKANEKVQKKKPVNNTQPSTPGKRPKNCRKPQKSKGLGEASMKAQNHSDKENKPVANSINTNCASEGDSTDDQSLLINLERSKDDDDSESNHSRSLPRGWAWRIARAAVPMQVALFTIFCAACLMQPNCCDNLNNLSMSFTPQLRYIRGPPPM; the protein is encoded by the exons AACATTCGTCTAGCAACTCTTCGCGATCGTCATCGGAGCAAG ATTTGCTCTCCGCGTGGGGGGATCTACTCGCCTGGACTGAAAATGCGTCCGAAGCTAGACGGCTTCAGCAGGAGATGAATACTCTTAAAAATGCATTGCAGAGATTGGGGGATAACTCGTCACCGAATCTACTAGACACAGAACCTGCCATCCAGGTAGCCGTGGAGTCGTTAGAG TCCGAGAAATCGCAGCTGGCGAGCTACAGGACAAATATGCTTCAGTTGAATGCCTCGGTCCACAGCTGGCTAACTCGGCAGGAGCGTCGGCTTCAGAAAACCCTTGAGGAGCAACAACAGGAGTCCGAACATGAAACGGAAAAGCCTTCCAATCAGATGGAAGTGGAATCTAAGGAGTCAGTGGCCATTACGGTCACTGATAGCAATGGAAACCAACTTGAGGCAGTGACCGCTGAAAAATCATCAAAATCTACAGGAACTAAAGCATGGGACGTGCTTTCTCTGGCTTCTGCGGAGAAGGAGTtccataaacatttaaaaggCGAAGTTAGCGATATGTACAGCGCGTGGGATGAGGCAAACTCCAG AATTAACTCCCAGCTGGAGCTGCTAACCAATTCCCTAATTGCCTGGCGGCAGTTGGAGTCTGGGTTAAGCGAATTCCATTTGGCTTTAGGTCAGGACAGGGGAACTCTTAAGGGGCTTGAAGGAGCTTTAGACAAAGGACAACAAACTTCAATGGAGTTGGCCCAGAATGTAAAGCTTGTAGCCAAGCTCTTGTCGGAGAAGGTTCACGTTAGTCAAGAGAAGCCTCTTGCGGCCCACCAGCATCTGGATCCCAATTTTATCTACCATATTTCCAAGTTTAAGGCTTCGAATGGATCCCTATCGGACTCCGGCATCTCCGATGGAGGAGCTACATCTGATGGCGGTTTATCGGAGAGGGAAAGGCGTTTGGGTGTTCTTCGCCGATTGGCCAAGCAGTTGGAATTGGCTTTGGCACCAGGGAGTGAGGCTATGCGTTCTATTGCTATTCAAATGGAAAACGCTGAGGCCGAATTAAAATACCTGCAAAACACATGTCGGGATTTGATTGTCCGCACGGCAGCTACCCATCACGAATGGCAGCAGCCGCCAAACCAACAAAAAGAGGTGCAGAATTCTAAGGCAAATGAAAAAGTTCAAAAAAAGAAGCCTGTCAACAACACTCAGCCGTCAACACCAGGAAAGCGCCCCAAAAACTGCCGCAAGCCGCAGAAGTCCAAAGGATTGGGAGAAGCATCTATGAAAGCGCAAAACCACTCCGATAAGGAAAATAAACCAGTAGCAAATAGCATTAATACCAATTGCGCCAGTGAAGGTGATTCTACAGATGACCAATCGTTGCTCATTAATTTGGAAAGGTCAAAAGATGACGACGATTCGGAATCAAATCACTCGAGGTCTTTGCCTCGCGGGTGGGCGTGGCGCATAGCAAGAGCGGCTGTACCAATGCAAGTAGCTCTGtttaccattttttgtgcggcCTGTTTAATGCAGCCTAACTGCTGCGACAACCTTAACAATTTGTCGATGAGTTTCACGCCACAACTTCGATATATTCGCGGCCCGCCTCCGATGTGA